One Flagellimonas sp. CMM7 genomic region harbors:
- a CDS encoding DoxX family protein yields the protein MKKEYTTYYVFLGMFSLMILASLYKHLFTYDVMVQEYAQLGYPEHLIKPLAIAQCIGLFLLFYNKSKRLLEWAYAGFILNLVFAIIAHYVSKYGNGAPAVICLALLFSTYFLGKKRKPSEEKENLAIPARGA from the coding sequence ATGAAAAAAGAATACACCACCTACTACGTTTTTTTGGGAATGTTCTCCTTAATGATTTTGGCTTCTTTGTACAAACACTTATTTACCTATGATGTAATGGTACAAGAGTATGCCCAACTTGGTTATCCGGAACATTTGATCAAACCATTGGCAATAGCTCAATGCATAGGTCTCTTCTTGTTATTTTATAACAAGAGCAAAAGACTTTTGGAATGGGCCTACGCCGGATTTATCCTAAACCTGGTATTTGCCATTATTGCACATTACGTATCCAAATACGGCAATGGCGCCCCCGCCGTTATTTGTTTGGCCCTTCTATTTTCTACATATTTTCTGGGAAAAAAAAGAAAGCCGTCCGAAGAGAAAGAAAACCTTGCCATTCCAGCGCGGGGAGCATGA
- a CDS encoding NAD(P)/FAD-dependent oxidoreductase produces the protein MTQISKNIAIIGSGLVGSLLAIYLKRKGHAVTVFDRRPDIRTVQFSGRSINLAMSNRGWKSLRKVGLEDSIKEIAIPLDKRAMHVNEKPVYFQKYGKEGEAIWSISRGILNRKMIDLAEQAGTIFRFNEKVWDIDLPEAKIFTGESEKSEWKEYQYDLVFGCDGAFSRVRHKMQRRSRFDYSQDFIDVGYKELTIPPNEDGTHKLDKNSFHIWPRGKFMLIAMPNIDGSFTCTLFLPFEGEVSFENITNEKEARGFFKTHFPNVRKEIENLSKDFFNNPTSAMVTMKCYPWSYWDKVALVGDSAHAIVPFYGQGMNAGFEDISELAELMDTYGDDWETIFSEYQKIRKPNADAIAELSYRNFIEMSSKTANPKFLLQKKIEKRFAEKHPEKWIPVYSRVTFSDKPYSEALAIGDAQEEIMKQIMVLPNIEAKWDSEEVEQKILSLL, from the coding sequence ATTTCTAAAAACATAGCCATCATCGGTTCTGGATTGGTGGGATCACTTTTAGCCATTTATTTAAAACGGAAAGGACATGCAGTAACGGTTTTTGATAGAAGACCGGATATCAGGACAGTACAGTTTTCAGGTCGTTCCATCAATTTAGCTATGAGCAATAGGGGATGGAAATCGCTTCGTAAGGTTGGACTGGAAGATAGTATTAAAGAAATTGCCATTCCTTTGGACAAACGTGCCATGCATGTAAATGAAAAACCAGTTTATTTTCAAAAGTATGGAAAGGAAGGAGAGGCTATTTGGTCTATCTCCAGAGGAATATTGAATAGGAAAATGATTGATTTGGCGGAACAAGCTGGAACTATTTTTCGCTTTAATGAAAAGGTATGGGATATTGACTTGCCTGAAGCCAAAATATTTACAGGAGAGTCTGAAAAAAGCGAATGGAAGGAATATCAATATGATTTGGTTTTTGGATGCGACGGGGCTTTTTCTAGGGTTAGGCACAAGATGCAACGTCGTAGTAGATTTGATTATTCCCAAGATTTTATTGATGTAGGGTATAAGGAACTCACTATCCCTCCAAACGAGGATGGAACTCATAAACTGGACAAGAATTCATTTCATATTTGGCCCCGAGGAAAATTTATGCTCATTGCCATGCCTAATATTGATGGTAGCTTTACCTGTACATTGTTTTTGCCTTTTGAAGGAGAAGTATCTTTTGAGAACATCACCAATGAAAAGGAGGCCAGAGGATTTTTTAAGACCCATTTTCCTAATGTCAGAAAGGAAATTGAAAACTTATCCAAAGATTTCTTCAATAATCCAACCAGTGCTATGGTAACCATGAAATGTTATCCTTGGAGCTACTGGGACAAAGTAGCTTTAGTGGGAGATTCCGCACATGCCATTGTTCCTTTTTATGGACAAGGTATGAATGCAGGTTTTGAGGACATTTCTGAATTGGCTGAGTTAATGGATACCTATGGAGATGATTGGGAAACCATATTTAGCGAATATCAAAAAATACGTAAACCTAATGCTGATGCAATAGCGGAGCTCAGTTATAGGAATTTTATTGAAATGAGCAGTAAGACGGCCAACCCAAAGTTTTTGTTGCAAAAGAAAATAGAGAAGAGGTTTGCGGAAAAACATCCGGAAAAATGGATACCTGTTTACAGCAGGGTAACCTTTTCGGATAAACCATACTCGGAAGCATTGGCAATAGGTGATGCGCAAGAGGAGATTATGAAACAGATTATGGTGTTACCCAATATTGAAGCCAAATGGGATTCGGAAGAAGTTGAGCAAAAAATATTATCACTTTTATAA